The genomic DNA ccccaccctctccccgccctttgccccccaccctctccctgccctttgccccccaccctctccctgccctttgccccccacccccgccctttaacccccacccctgccctttgcccccctccccctcccgccctttgccccccacccactccccgccctttgcccccctccccgccctttgcccccctccccgccctttgccccccaccctctccctgctctttgACCCCCACCCTTTAACCCctcacccctgccctttgccccccaccccgcccTTTGCTCCCcaccccgccctttgccccccaccccctcctcgccctttgccccctccccgcctttgcccccctccccgccctttgccacccaccccctccccgccctttgccccccaccccctccccgccctttgccccccaccccctccccaccctttgccccccacccccgccctttgcccccaccccctccccgccctttgccccctgccctttgccccccaccccctctccgccctttgccccctgccccctccccaccctttgccccccaccccttccccgccctttgccccccaccccctccccgccccttgccccccaccccctccccgccccttgccccccaccccctacccgtCCTTTAccccacaccctccccaccctttgccccccaccccctccccaccctttgcctcacacaccctccctgcctttgccccccaaCTCCCcgtcctttgccccccaccccctcctcaccctttgcccccaccccctcctcaccctttgcccccctccccactttttgccccccaccccctccccgcccttcgccccccaccccgcccttcacgcacccccccttcccaccccgtcCTTCACACACCCCGcccctgcaatcccgggcaacgccggctATATCAGCTagtgatatataaataaaaaagttcAGTGTAAATGTGCAGATAAACGACGGGAAACACACGctatgagaggggaggggggtaatggAAGGGGAAGAGAGGCCAGGACACGGCCCCACTGAGGAACCAAGTCAACCCGACCAACCACTCCCTCCACAGATCAACAACAGTGATGCCTCCAAGCCAGATATAAACAAAGGAGCATTCCAAACCTCCTAGCAAGAGAGGTTGAATAAGCCGGTAATTGAAAGATGTCTGCAACAGCAAATGCTTGTACTCACTGCACCTGATCCGTCCGGACTCCGTGGGCATGCTTGCTCCGGAACGATGCTAGAGTATGAGAAGCCTGAATGACAGGAAAGAAGAGAGCAACAGCTCCTAGTAGAAAAAAAACGAGGCACCAATACAAAATGCTGAAAAACAGGTAGGTTTATTCACAGGACCACTTTTTGGTGACATGTTGCTACTGGTTCCTTGAATAAACCTACCTGTTTTCTAGCATTTCGTATTGGTGCCCTGTTTTTTTCTCCCAGAAGCTGTTGTTTTCTCATTTCCTGTCATTCAGGCTACTCAAACTATATCACAACAGCACTGCATTAAGCATTGAGGAATTCCCAACAGCAGAGCTGAACTTCAAAAGATACTCACCTGGACGACTCTGATTTCACTGAGCGTTAACTGTCCAAGCGCCATAAAAGTTTGTTTGCTCCAAGTTTCCTATATTCTGGTTTCCCAAGAAAACCAGCCAGATTTTTTAGGCAGTATATGGACTGAAGTAGAATTGGACAATTTAATTgtttaaattaattttattgtataaaTATTGCATATATGTGCGCACTCCAATCACAGGCACAAAAAATTAACACAAAAGTATAACTAGCGCTTTTACACTAATTTTCACCCAATATAGAATTGTGTGCAGTAATTTAAAtagtcaaaaataaaaaaaatattgtaaacTAGAGATCTCAATTATTATGTTTCCCAGTATTCCCCAATGTTTTAAAATATAACCATAAGGTCCACTGTGCCCGTGCCATGTCCCATTAAGTTTAATATGTTAAATATCCATTTCCCTGATTTTGATAGACAGTGGTTGGATCCTGAAAAAGATGAAGCTTGGTCATTTGAGTAATAACAATCCTAAGATCTATTAAACTGTTTGACTCCTCATTTATTCCTGATTTGTGAGTCCTTTGGAATAGCAATAAACCTCCTTCTCTTCACAGCAGCTGGTGATCCACCATAATCGGCCCATAGATACTCAGGAGACAGGATTTTGGTTGGTTTGTGATAtagaaaatatttgtttaaaTGGCTCTCATCGTGCCAAATAGCTTCTATATTGTTTTCTTTGTCTGTCATAATGGCTTGATGACAGTGGTTAGTCAATTTGAAGACCTCTTCTACTGTGCCACCAAAATAACCCCCAGCATAATAAAAGTCTCCCTCATCAGAAGGAATGCAGGCTTGAGACTGACTCCTGCGCTCATAGGTAAAATATTGGCGTGATGCACCAAAATAGCCAGGATGTAGAGTACCAAATACATTGCTTAAACTCTCCACTCCAACATGATCATTGAACCTCATGTCTACATCCACACAGACTAAATAGTCTACTTCGTTGATGAACAGTTCACGAGAGTAGTTACGAATGATTTCCATGCGTCTCATGGTGACCTCCTGCCACCTTTTGTAGCTAGGGACGTCTAGAACAACCAAGTGTCTCCCCTCACTGAGGGTGATGTTGGGAATTTCACTGGCTCGATCAGTGAACACATAGTAGTTTACTTTGTGCCCAACCATGAAGAACTTTTCCGCTGTTTCAAGAAAAGTTTTGACAAACACCGTGTAcctgaaaaacaaacaaaaaggcaTATTTCGCTGTCTTTTGGCTAAAAAATAGGGTTGTGAACAAAAGGAAGAATGTGGAACAGATGTTCTTCCAAATAAATCACTTCTGGGTTCAAGATTTCAAAACAGCAACAGTATTGTGAGATAAATAAATACCATTACTTTGGGGGAATACTCTTTAGACGATCTGGTGAAATGATAAATTATCATCTTAACCTAACTACAGTGGCGTCTTTCTTGTTGCGTTTGTTATCTTCCTTAGAACCACACATATGTTGTTATGCCATGTGCTGGATATGTCCTGCACAGATGGAGTTTTATACTATGATACAATTAGTATAATGATTTTGTAGCAGTGTGTGGCATCCCATAATGCTGTGTAAGACAAATTACAATTTTAAAAACACCTGTGATAAGGGGGTACCGATCCCCCAAACATAAACAATATAGTAAGTAATGTACATATTACAGCCTTCATTAAAAGAAAAGACATTGAAAGTACAGCTGATACAGAAACAATAGACACCTCCATTTACCAATATAAGCCTGTAACAGGGTCAACCCTTTTAGCAAAGGGATAGAACTGTTTGGGCAGCCAACCAAACGAGCCACCTGACTTGAAGCCTGCAGTCCAGTATTGCTGTTCCTGGActgcagagagacacagggtcTGTGGTCTGTTGCTATGTTATCTCCAGTTATTGCTCTGTTTCATTGTGAACTTTGGCTGAGAGAAAGCTACATATTGTACTG from Ascaphus truei isolate aAscTru1 chromosome 21, aAscTru1.hap1, whole genome shotgun sequence includes the following:
- the LOC142472073 gene encoding histo-blood group ABO system transferase-like; its protein translation is MFTNNWGKSGRKKYCLFIIFIICLSLLFIFSFSWHTLENSEWHPRAMFPCKAVSTSKASYLDLDQLKEVKLQRMLYEKPETLKPPRSDVLIMTPWFAPIVWDGTFNIDILNEQFHQRGVRIGLTVFAIKKYTVFVKTFLETAEKFFMVGHKVNYYVFTDRASEIPNITLSEGRHLVVLDVPSYKRWQEVTMRRMEIIRNYSRELFINEVDYLVCVDVDMRFNDHVGVESLSNVFGTLHPGYFGASRQYFTYERRSQSQACIPSDEGDFYYAGGYFGGTVEEVFKLTNHCHQAIMTDKENNIEAIWHDESHLNKYFLYHKPTKILSPEYLWADYGGSPAAVKRRRFIAIPKDSQIRNK